One part of the Ornithodoros turicata isolate Travis chromosome 2, ASM3712646v1, whole genome shotgun sequence genome encodes these proteins:
- the LOC135384680 gene encoding uncharacterized protein LOC135384680 yields MRQLLGDTSADDVILRELFLQRLPHHVRLILAAAELTSLDELAKTADRIMYLQGLPVLAASSQTSQSSYPTGLSYDAAPFSLPDPTMATLTSTVQHLQAAVQELRVEVAAISHPPRAYSPRRSYRRHRSPSRRYHSSPSPANGYCWYHDTFGVAARNCKPPCSWQGNGSPNH; encoded by the coding sequence ATGCGCCAACTCCTGGGAGATACTTCCGCTGATGATGTCATACTACGTGAGCTCTTCCTACAGCGCCTACCCCACCATGTCAGACTCATATTGGCTGCTGCCGAACTCACATCTCTCGATGAACTAGCCAAAACGGCCGACCGTATTATGTACCTGCAGGGCCTTCCCGTTCTTGCTGCGTCGAGCCAGACCTCGCAGTCAAGTTATCCCACCGGGCTGTCATACGATGCTGCCCCTTTCTCTCTACCAGATCCCACTATGGCGACCTTGACTTCCACTGTCCAGCATTTGCAAGCCGCAGTTCAGGAGCTTCGCGTCGAAGTCGCTGCTATCTCCCATCCACCCAGAGCTTATTCTCCTAGGCGTTCGTATCGCCGCCACCGATCTCCATCCCGCCGATACCACAGCTCTCCTTCTCCTGCCAATGGGTACTGCTGGTACCATGACACCTTTGGAGTCGCTGCCCGCAACTGCAAACCGCCGTGCTCATGGCAGGGAAACGGAAGtcccaaccattaa